A genomic window from Gymnodinialimonas ceratoperidinii includes:
- a CDS encoding SCP2 sterol-binding domain-containing protein has protein sequence MSNATIDAAVAALNEKMAGADFDGTAKFEIRGEGTVIVDGNDVREAADSDSADVTLSAESEVFQEIMSGEMNPTSAFMSGKLTLDGDMGTAMKLASALG, from the coding sequence ATGAGCAACGCAACGATTGACGCCGCTGTCGCGGCATTGAACGAGAAGATGGCCGGCGCTGATTTCGACGGCACCGCCAAGTTCGAAATCCGGGGCGAAGGCACCGTCATCGTGGACGGCAACGACGTGCGCGAGGCCGCTGACAGCGACAGCGCCGACGTGACCCTCTCCGCCGAGTCCGAGGTCTTCCAGGAGATCATGTCGGGCGAAATGAACCCCACATCCGCGTTCATGTCCGGCAAGCTGACGCTTGACGGCGACATGGGCACCGCGATGAAACTCGCCTCCGCCCTCGGCTGA
- a CDS encoding tetratricopeptide repeat protein: protein MAQTTVDEYLDRLADPELRNWDVVEADVYQRWQISGSASADYLLRRGLDAMEAEDYTAAYDHLTALTDHAPEFAEGWNARATMFFEQQMFGPAIADIQRVLALEPRHFGALAGLGVMLEDMGDTDGALEAYEAAHAIHPNQPDIQRLLDDLRVQLEGEAL, encoded by the coding sequence GTGGCACAGACGACCGTCGACGAGTACCTCGATCGGCTGGCCGACCCGGAGTTGCGCAACTGGGATGTCGTGGAGGCCGACGTTTACCAGCGGTGGCAGATCTCGGGCTCGGCGAGTGCGGATTACCTGCTGCGCCGTGGCTTGGACGCGATGGAGGCGGAAGATTACACGGCCGCTTACGATCACCTTACTGCCCTCACGGACCACGCGCCGGAGTTTGCGGAGGGCTGGAATGCGCGGGCGACGATGTTCTTCGAACAGCAGATGTTCGGCCCTGCCATTGCCGATATCCAGCGCGTCTTGGCCTTGGAGCCGCGTCACTTCGGAGCGCTTGCGGGATTGGGTGTCATGCTGGAGGATATGGGCGATACCGATGGCGCCCTTGAAGCCTATGAGGCCGCCCATGCGATCCATCCCAATCAACCGGATATCCAGCGGCTGCTCGACGATTTGCGGGTCCAGCTTGAGGGTGAGGCGCTTTAG
- a CDS encoding helicase-related protein, translated as MRSSSNARIAAILGPTNTGKTHYAIERMLAHRTGVIGLPLRLLAREVYDKIVALKGPSVVALVTGEERIVPPRAAYWVCTVEAMPTNQGADFLAIDEIQLCADPERGHVFTDRLLHARGLHETLFMGAGTMRNAIAELIPHCEFMHRERFSQLVYAGSKKLSRMPGRSAIVGFSVENLYAIAELLRRQRGGAAVVMGALSPRTRNAQVELYQNGDVDVLVATDAIGMGLNLDIKHVAFSGLRKFDGLKMRDLWPNELAQIAGRAGRHTQDGSFGVTGEAPPLDEGLAEAIMDHRFAPVRKLMWRNSALEFGSAERLIASLEERTDDEWLTRAREADDLRALKTLTARPDIAQRLGDARAVRLLWDVCNIPDFRGISHAEHADLLGRIFEFLHETRRVPDDWLARQVKRIDKPDGDIDTLSKRLAYIRTWTYVAQRTGWVDDESHWRGATRAVEDRLSDALHNALTLRFVDRRTSVLLRRLKQRESLVAEVNENGEVSVEGQVLGRIEGFRFRMDESATADEAKTLQSAAMAALRPEFHLRADRMYNAPDTEFDLTEQGGLMWGDMAVGKLVKGQEPLKPVAEAFVDDEAGAEVVQKVQRRLQHFIDRRIAAQFEPLLAMSRDEAITGLARGVAFQLLEGFGIVPRAQIADDIKALDQESRSLLRKHGVRFGQYTIFLPLLLKPAPTRLRLVLWGLAQDFDTFPDSPPPGLVTIPSVADAPEGHAIMTGYREAGSRAIRVDMLERLADMLRGEDSRGGFEANPDMLSITGLTLEQFADLMGGLGYKGERGERAKVKATPPAAAEPEKTAEEASEAPSEAEAPNEAEAASEPSEGTEPAATEAPETMDEDLVGLDVPTGLENAEAPEAASEAANEEPAAEAPAEMEVYYTFTWAPRGRGNARPRRDGDHGKGRADGGQGKRADGGQGKGGKRPSGKGAPGKHRGQGKGGNRPPRDDKPKTYSARPEKSKKVDPDNPFAVLAALKDKS; from the coding sequence ATGAGAAGTTCGTCCAACGCCCGCATTGCCGCCATTCTCGGCCCCACCAACACCGGCAAGACGCATTACGCGATTGAACGTATGCTGGCGCACCGCACCGGCGTCATCGGGCTGCCGCTCAGGCTGCTCGCGCGGGAGGTCTATGACAAGATCGTCGCGCTGAAAGGCCCCTCCGTCGTTGCTCTGGTCACGGGAGAGGAGCGGATCGTGCCACCGCGCGCGGCCTACTGGGTCTGTACGGTGGAGGCGATGCCGACGAACCAGGGCGCGGATTTTCTGGCGATTGACGAAATCCAGCTTTGCGCGGATCCGGAACGGGGCCATGTTTTCACTGACCGGCTTCTTCACGCGCGTGGCTTGCACGAGACGCTCTTCATGGGTGCGGGCACGATGCGCAATGCGATTGCGGAGCTGATCCCCCACTGCGAATTCATGCATCGGGAGCGATTTTCACAACTTGTGTATGCGGGTTCGAAAAAGTTAAGCCGTATGCCCGGTCGTTCCGCGATCGTTGGTTTTTCGGTTGAGAATCTATATGCCATCGCCGAACTGCTCCGTCGTCAGAGGGGCGGGGCGGCGGTTGTCATGGGGGCGTTATCCCCAAGGACGCGCAATGCGCAGGTCGAGCTTTATCAGAACGGCGACGTCGATGTGCTGGTCGCAACGGACGCGATCGGGATGGGGCTGAACCTCGACATCAAGCACGTGGCCTTCAGCGGGTTGCGGAAGTTCGACGGGCTCAAGATGCGCGACCTCTGGCCGAACGAGTTGGCTCAGATCGCCGGGCGCGCGGGGCGCCATACGCAGGACGGCAGCTTTGGCGTGACCGGCGAGGCGCCGCCGCTGGACGAGGGGTTGGCAGAGGCGATCATGGATCACCGCTTTGCCCCGGTGCGCAAGCTGATGTGGCGCAACTCGGCGCTGGAGTTCGGCAGCGCCGAGCGGCTCATTGCCAGCCTCGAGGAACGCACCGACGACGAGTGGCTGACCCGTGCGCGCGAGGCCGACGACCTGCGCGCGCTCAAGACACTGACCGCGCGCCCTGACATCGCGCAGCGTCTGGGTGACGCGCGCGCCGTGCGACTGCTTTGGGATGTCTGCAACATCCCCGACTTCCGCGGCATCAGCCATGCCGAACATGCCGACCTTCTGGGGCGCATATTCGAGTTCCTGCACGAGACCCGGCGCGTCCCCGACGACTGGCTGGCACGGCAGGTCAAGCGGATCGACAAGCCGGACGGGGACATCGACACGCTGTCGAAGCGATTGGCATATATCCGCACATGGACCTACGTCGCGCAGCGCACGGGATGGGTGGACGATGAAAGCCATTGGCGCGGGGCGACTCGTGCCGTAGAAGACCGTCTGTCGGATGCGTTGCACAACGCGCTGACACTCAGATTTGTCGACCGGCGGACGAGCGTGCTCCTCCGGCGGTTGAAGCAGAGGGAGAGCCTTGTGGCCGAAGTGAACGAGAATGGTGAAGTCAGCGTCGAGGGCCAGGTGCTCGGACGGATAGAGGGCTTTCGCTTCCGTATGGATGAATCAGCCACGGCGGACGAGGCCAAGACGCTGCAGAGCGCCGCGATGGCGGCGCTGCGGCCCGAGTTTCATCTGCGCGCGGACCGTATGTACAACGCACCGGATACCGAGTTCGACCTGACCGAGCAGGGCGGCCTGATGTGGGGCGATATGGCGGTCGGCAAGCTGGTAAAGGGGCAGGAGCCTCTCAAGCCCGTGGCCGAGGCCTTCGTCGATGACGAGGCCGGCGCCGAGGTGGTCCAGAAGGTTCAGCGCCGTCTGCAGCACTTCATTGATCGCAGGATCGCCGCCCAGTTCGAGCCGCTTCTGGCCATGTCCCGCGACGAGGCGATCACCGGCCTCGCGCGCGGTGTTGCGTTTCAGCTTCTGGAAGGGTTCGGCATCGTTCCGCGCGCCCAGATTGCGGATGACATCAAGGCGCTGGATCAGGAATCCCGCAGCCTCCTGCGCAAGCATGGTGTGCGCTTCGGGCAATATACCATTTTCCTGCCGCTTCTGCTGAAGCCCGCGCCGACGCGTCTGCGCCTCGTGCTCTGGGGGCTCGCGCAGGACTTCGATACCTTCCCCGACAGCCCGCCGCCGGGTCTCGTTACCATTCCTTCCGTGGCCGACGCGCCCGAAGGTCATGCCATCATGACCGGCTACCGCGAGGCGGGATCGCGCGCGATCCGCGTCGATATGCTGGAGCGTCTGGCCGACATGCTGCGCGGCGAGGACAGCCGGGGCGGTTTCGAGGCCAACCCCGACATGCTTTCGATCACCGGTCTGACGCTGGAGCAGTTTGCGGACCTGATGGGCGGCCTCGGCTACAAGGGCGAACGCGGCGAACGCGCCAAGGTCAAGGCAACGCCGCCTGCTGCGGCCGAACCGGAAAAGACCGCTGAAGAGGCTTCTGAAGCGCCGAGCGAGGCTGAGGCACCGAACGAGGCTGAGGCCGCGTCCGAGCCGAGCGAAGGCACCGAGCCCGCGGCGACCGAAGCGCCCGAGACAATGGACGAGGATCTCGTCGGTCTCGACGTGCCGACAGGCCTCGAAAACGCCGAGGCGCCAGAGGCTGCGTCTGAAGCGGCAAACGAAGAGCCAGCGGCCGAAGCGCCGGCCGAAATGGAAGTCTACTACACCTTCACATGGGCGCCGCGCGGTCGAGGCAATGCGCGTCCGCGACGTGACGGGGATCACGGCAAGGGCCGTGCCGACGGTGGCCAAGGCAAGCGGGCCGATGGTGGACAGGGTAAGGGCGGCAAACGCCCCTCGGGCAAGGGCGCGCCGGGCAAGCATCGCGGTCAAGGGAAGGGCGGCAACCGTCCGCCGCGCGATGACAAGCCCAAGACCTATTCCGCCCGTCCCGAGAAGTCGAAGAAGGTCGATCCCGACAACCCCTTCGCAGTTCTCGCCGCCTTGAAAGACAAGTCATAG
- a CDS encoding RNA-binding S4 domain-containing protein, which translates to MADAADTPAAPKGRLDKWLWQARFFKSRSIAAAQVSSGHVRVNAAKATKTSTQITPGDVLTFPQGRQIRVVRIEALAKRRGPAAEAQTLYTDLTPEPEPVAPRVGPRPTKKDRRDMQALRDDEP; encoded by the coding sequence ATAGCGGACGCTGCTGACACTCCGGCGGCCCCGAAAGGCCGCCTCGACAAATGGCTGTGGCAAGCGCGGTTCTTCAAGTCCCGCAGCATTGCCGCAGCCCAGGTCTCGTCCGGCCATGTCCGGGTGAATGCGGCCAAGGCAACCAAGACCTCGACCCAGATCACCCCCGGAGATGTGCTGACGTTCCCCCAAGGCCGGCAAATCCGCGTCGTCCGCATCGAGGCGCTGGCCAAGCGCCGTGGTCCGGCGGCGGAAGCTCAAACCCTCTACACCGATCTGACCCCCGAGCCGGAGCCCGTCGCCCCCCGCGTGGGACCACGTCCGACCAAGAAGGATCGCCGCGACATGCAGGCTCTCCGCGACGACGAGCCATAG
- a CDS encoding adenosylcobinamide-GDP ribazoletransferase, translating into MAETDTDFRRLAPEPRDVIRAAQLLTRVPISGGDGTRGAEAAWAWPVVGLSVGLVQAFAGVIALSIGLPASVAAGLAIAVGLLLTGGLHEDGLADCADGFWGGMDRARRLDILKDSRIGAYGVLALIVAMGMRWALMASLLLHAPLALVAGAMLGRSAMAAVMAQLPFARDGGLAAQVGRPPMAAVWLGAICAILGAVIFAGFGAGLIAVVSAICATWGVAAVARAKIGGQTGDVLGATQVMSELAALTACVAVLS; encoded by the coding sequence ATGGCTGAAACCGACACTGACTTCAGAAGGCTCGCGCCTGAGCCGCGTGACGTGATCCGGGCGGCTCAATTGCTGACGCGGGTGCCGATTTCCGGAGGCGACGGGACCCGCGGCGCGGAGGCCGCATGGGCGTGGCCCGTGGTCGGCTTGAGCGTCGGATTGGTTCAGGCCTTTGCCGGCGTCATCGCACTGTCGATCGGGTTGCCGGCGAGCGTGGCTGCAGGTTTGGCAATCGCCGTGGGGCTGTTGCTGACCGGTGGCCTGCATGAGGACGGTCTGGCCGATTGTGCAGACGGGTTCTGGGGCGGGATGGATCGGGCGCGGCGGCTCGACATCCTGAAGGACAGTCGCATTGGCGCTTACGGCGTATTGGCACTGATCGTGGCGATGGGAATGCGGTGGGCGTTGATGGCGAGCTTGCTCTTGCACGCGCCCTTGGCGCTCGTGGCTGGCGCGATGCTCGGACGGAGTGCGATGGCCGCCGTGATGGCGCAGCTGCCCTTCGCGCGGGACGGCGGGCTTGCCGCGCAGGTCGGCCGACCGCCCATGGCGGCGGTGTGGCTTGGCGCGATCTGTGCAATTTTGGGTGCGGTCATCTTCGCTGGTTTCGGCGCGGGGTTGATCGCAGTGGTGTCGGCGATCTGTGCAACTTGGGGCGTCGCAGCGGTCGCCCGGGCAAAGATCGGCGGGCAGACCGGAGATGTTTTGGGAGCAACGCAGGTGATGTCCGAACTTGCGGCCCTGACCGCCTGCGTTGCTGTCCTTAGCTGA
- the cobT gene encoding nicotinate-nucleotide--dimethylbenzimidazole phosphoribosyltransferase — protein sequence MTTPTTLAEFHTALAGATGPDEAARAGAQERNGQLTKPPGALGRLEDLAIWYAAWRGDARPRINSPQVLIFAGNHGVASRGVSAFPPEVTVQMVANFAHGGAAINQLSALAGAKMSVHPIDLETPTADFTQGPAMSEAEVMAAIAVGWEAVDPDADLLVVGEMGIGNTTSAAAVAHALLSGEPSDWTGRGTGVDDAGIALKTQVVSDGLKANPGAANDPLQALRCLGGRELAAMAGAIARARLRHIPVILDGFICTAAAATLESAVPGALDHAVAGHGSAEQAHRRLLEHLDKEPLLQLGLRLGEGSGAALAIQILRGAIACHSDMATFAEAGVAGG from the coding sequence ATGACCACCCCCACGACACTTGCCGAATTCCATACAGCCCTCGCGGGAGCCACGGGTCCTGACGAAGCAGCCCGCGCAGGCGCGCAAGAGCGCAATGGCCAGTTGACCAAGCCGCCGGGCGCCTTGGGTCGGCTCGAGGATCTGGCGATCTGGTACGCCGCGTGGCGCGGCGACGCGCGCCCACGCATCAATTCGCCCCAGGTTCTGATTTTCGCTGGAAACCACGGCGTTGCGTCCCGCGGTGTCAGCGCCTTCCCGCCAGAGGTCACCGTTCAGATGGTCGCCAATTTCGCCCATGGCGGTGCCGCGATCAACCAACTCAGCGCGCTCGCTGGCGCGAAGATGTCGGTGCACCCCATCGACCTCGAGACGCCCACGGCGGATTTCACCCAAGGCCCCGCCATGTCCGAGGCCGAGGTCATGGCTGCGATCGCGGTGGGGTGGGAAGCGGTCGATCCCGATGCGGATCTTCTGGTTGTCGGAGAGATGGGCATCGGCAACACGACCTCCGCCGCCGCCGTCGCCCACGCGCTTCTCAGTGGCGAACCAAGCGACTGGACCGGACGGGGCACCGGCGTCGACGATGCCGGCATCGCTCTGAAAACGCAGGTCGTCTCCGACGGCCTGAAGGCCAACCCCGGCGCGGCGAACGACCCCCTGCAAGCCCTGCGCTGCCTTGGCGGACGCGAACTCGCAGCCATGGCGGGCGCAATCGCCCGCGCGCGCCTGCGTCACATCCCGGTGATCCTCGATGGCTTCATCTGCACCGCCGCCGCCGCCACGCTCGAGAGCGCGGTCCCCGGCGCCCTGGATCATGCCGTGGCAGGTCACGGCTCCGCCGAACAGGCGCACCGACGGCTGTTGGAGCACCTCGACAAGGAGCCGCTCTTGCAACTGGGTCTCCGCCTCGGCGAGGGGTCTGGCGCGGCCCTCGCGATCCAGATCCTGCGCGGTGCGATCGCCTGCCACTCCGACATGGCCACTTTCGCCGAGGCCGGCGTCGCGGGCGGCTGA
- a CDS encoding CarD family transcriptional regulator — protein MTKARKTLDFSPNDYVVYPAHGVGRIIKIEEQEVAGLNLELFVISFEKDKMTLRVPTAKATEVGMRPLSDPTVVSQALETLKGKARVKRAMWSRRAQEYEQKINSGDLIAIAEVVRDLHRADDQREQSYSERQLYEAALERLTRELAVVKGIDEAGAGAQLLEVLSQRVAAA, from the coding sequence ATGACCAAAGCCCGTAAAACGCTCGACTTCAGCCCCAACGATTACGTCGTCTACCCCGCCCATGGCGTCGGGCGGATCATCAAGATCGAAGAGCAGGAAGTCGCCGGGCTTAATCTGGAGCTCTTCGTGATCTCGTTCGAGAAGGACAAGATGACGCTGCGCGTTCCGACCGCGAAGGCAACCGAGGTGGGCATGCGCCCGCTGTCCGATCCGACCGTCGTTTCGCAGGCGCTGGAGACGCTGAAAGGCAAGGCCCGCGTGAAACGCGCGATGTGGTCGCGCCGCGCGCAGGAGTATGAGCAGAAGATCAACTCCGGTGATCTGATCGCCATCGCCGAGGTCGTGCGCGACCTGCACCGCGCCGACGATCAGCGCGAGCAAAGCTACTCCGAGCGTCAGCTCTATGAAGCCGCATTGGAGCGCCTCACGCGGGAGCTGGCTGTCGTGAAGGGCATCGACGAAGCCGGTGCGGGTGCACAGCTCCTTGAAGTGCTCTCTCAGCGGGTCGCCGCCGCCTGA
- a CDS encoding glycine zipper 2TM domain-containing protein: MKKIIAPMLLVSATAITACQPLSPQDRSNLGLVGGAGAGLLLADAFDANPAWTVLATVGGAAIGTQVARNTQTGQCAYSNGDGTYYVAAC, from the coding sequence ATGAAAAAGATCATCGCACCCATGCTCTTGGTTTCCGCCACCGCAATCACGGCCTGCCAGCCGCTTTCGCCGCAGGACCGCTCCAACCTCGGTCTCGTAGGCGGCGCTGGCGCCGGTCTTCTGCTGGCAGATGCGTTTGACGCAAACCCCGCATGGACCGTGCTGGCAACGGTCGGTGGCGCAGCCATCGGTACGCAGGTCGCACGCAACACCCAGACCGGTCAGTGCGCGTATTCCAACGGCGACGGCACCTACTACGTCGCGGCGTGCTAA
- a CDS encoding alpha/beta fold hydrolase, whose protein sequence is MRDEASPVDDVTDAPFFDAVAEGPANVQAHWVTALDGTRLRMAVWPEGSRGTILMFPGRTEYVEKYGRLAGDLAGEGYGMVAFDWRGQGLADRPAHRRDMGHVTSFDEYRQDVAAFLAALAPLDLPKPWFLIGHSMGGCIGLRALYDGLPVKAAVFTGPMWGLQMSPLLRSVSPAIMALAGPLGFGKSFAPTTGPWAPLEFENNTLTTDREQFEYMSRQTDNHPDLALGGPSLTWVKAAIQETRALMEMAPLDLPTLSIVGSNERVVDIPAVENRMASWPKGRYLCIEGGEHEVLMEAEDKRAPTLTAILEHFDKAAS, encoded by the coding sequence ATGCGCGACGAAGCGAGCCCGGTTGACGACGTGACTGACGCGCCCTTTTTCGATGCGGTGGCCGAAGGGCCTGCCAATGTGCAGGCCCATTGGGTCACGGCGCTCGATGGCACCCGCTTGCGCATGGCGGTCTGGCCAGAAGGATCGCGCGGCACGATCCTGATGTTTCCGGGACGCACCGAATACGTCGAGAAATATGGCCGCCTCGCCGGTGACCTCGCCGGAGAAGGCTACGGCATGGTGGCCTTTGACTGGCGCGGACAGGGCCTTGCCGACCGTCCGGCGCACCGCCGCGACATGGGCCATGTCACGTCCTTCGACGAATATCGCCAGGATGTGGCAGCCTTCCTCGCCGCCCTCGCGCCGCTGGACCTGCCGAAACCTTGGTTTCTGATCGGGCATTCAATGGGCGGATGCATCGGACTGCGCGCCCTCTACGACGGCCTGCCCGTCAAGGCCGCCGTCTTCACGGGCCCGATGTGGGGGCTGCAGATGTCGCCCCTGTTACGCAGCGTGTCACCCGCGATCATGGCGCTCGCCGGCCCCTTGGGCTTCGGCAAGAGCTTCGCACCGACAACGGGTCCCTGGGCGCCGCTGGAGTTCGAGAACAACACGCTCACGACCGACCGCGAGCAGTTCGAGTACATGTCGCGGCAGACCGACAACCATCCCGATCTCGCCCTGGGCGGCCCCTCGCTGACCTGGGTCAAAGCCGCGATACAGGAGACGCGCGCCTTGATGGAGATGGCGCCGCTCGATCTGCCGACCCTCTCCATCGTCGGCTCGAACGAGCGCGTCGTGGACATCCCCGCCGTCGAGAACCGCATGGCAAGCTGGCCCAAGGGGCGCTACCTCTGCATCGAGGGCGGCGAGCACGAGGTTCTCATGGAAGCCGAGGACAAACGCGCGCCCACACTCACGGCAATCCTCGAGCATTTCGACAAAGCCGCATCCTGA
- the fdxA gene encoding ferredoxin FdxA: protein MTYIVNDACIACKYTDCVEVCPVDCFYEGENMLVIHPDECIDCGVCEPECPADAIRPDTEPDMDKWVEFNRKYSEMWPVIITKKDPLPNAEEMDGKDGKMELFSEKPGEGG, encoded by the coding sequence ATGACCTACATCGTCAATGATGCCTGCATCGCCTGCAAATACACTGATTGCGTCGAAGTCTGCCCGGTGGATTGCTTCTACGAGGGTGAGAACATGCTGGTGATTCATCCCGACGAATGCATCGATTGCGGCGTGTGCGAACCCGAATGCCCCGCCGACGCCATTCGCCCGGACACGGAGCCGGACATGGACAAATGGGTGGAATTCAACCGCAAGTATTCCGAGATGTGGCCGGTCATCATCACCAAGAAAGACCCTCTGCCCAATGCCGAAGAGATGGACGGCAAGGACGGCAAGATGGAGCTCTTCTCGGAGAAGCCCGGCGAGGGCGGCTGA